A window of Microbacterium hominis genomic DNA:
GGGCACGATCGTCGGCTTCGGCACGTGCCACTACCGCTACCCGACCGGCACCGAAGGCGACGCGCCGATCGTCGCGTTCTCCCCCCGCCGCCAGGCGACCACGATCTACCTGCAGGCGGACTATGCGACGACTCACGCGCACGATCTGGCGGAGCTCGGGCCCCACACGACCGGCGTCGGGTGCCTGTACATCAAAGACCTCGATGCGGTCGATCACGACGTGCTGACCCGTCTGATCTCCGCCGGGGAGGCCTGGGTGCGCGCCGGCGGAGATGCCTACGCGGCCTACACCGTCACCGACTGACACCCGGTTCCGCGACCTCCGACACACCGGTTCGGATTTTCGGCTCATTCATCAGAAGCGGCCCTAGAGTGGGCGAGCGCACGGATTCCGTGCGCCGAGTCGGATTCGGTGCGGTACCCCAGATCCCGCTGATTCCGACCTGCGTGGGCACAGTCGACGCAGCCGGGGGTTCCCGAGTCCCAGTTCGGTCGAACCCCCGGTCTTCCCTTCGCGGGTAACGCCCCGCGGGGTGCCTCGACCCGTCTCCGGATCGAGGCACCCCGCGGTGTCATCGCCGCGGGCCCCGGCTCACTTCACCGCGATCGCGTCGATCACGGTCTCCGTGAAGGTTCCGCCGGCCGCATCCCACGCCTCCGACTTCAACGCGACCTTGGTCGTGCCCTTGGGCGGGGTGATGGTGGCCGAGTAGTCGCCGTCCGATCCGCTCACGGCGACGGCCGTCCACGACTTCCCGGCGTCGAAGGACGCCCACAGCTTCAGCCCCTGGATCGTGGAGCCCGTCGAGCCGTCCTGGTGGGACACGGTCGGGGTCAGCACGATTCTCTTCGACGACGCGACGTTCAGGCTCGACAGCCCCTGCACGCCGTAGTCGAGCTGGAGCAGCGGCAGCACGGTGGGCGCGTCCGTCGCGGCGCTCCGGAAGGTCCACTCGGTCCGGACGTCGGTGGACTGCGTCCACCACCGCTCGTACCGATGCGTCTCCAGGGCCAGGCGGTACGTGTGCTCGTCGGCGGGGAAGGCGCCCGAGCCGCTCGCATACGGGCTGCTCGTCACCGGCGTACCGTCGATCCACAGCTCCATCCTGCTGTCGGTGCCGCCGTCGGGGCCCGCGACGTTCGGATGGCCTTGGGCGTCCACGCGGTACGGCAGATCCACCGCGAGCACGTCGCCGTCACGACGGACGGATGCCTGAGAGGGAGATTCCGGATCGGGATACAGCCCACCGTGGAC
This region includes:
- a CDS encoding DUF1801 domain-containing protein; the encoded protein is MQKTGTSVASFLAGVTPAKRRADAEILIALMSETTGREPEMWGTIVGFGTCHYRYPTGTEGDAPIVAFSPRRQATTIYLQADYATTHAHDLAELGPHTTGVGCLYIKDLDAVDHDVLTRLISAGEAWVRAGGDAYAAYTVTD